A section of the Terriglobia bacterium genome encodes:
- the rpoC gene encoding DNA-directed RNA polymerase subunit beta', translated as MYRTSPFDLGNTITDFDSIRISLASPEKIRSWSHGEVTKPETINYRTFKPERDGLFCARIFGPVTDWECLCGKYKRMKHRGVICDKCGVEVTLSKVRRERLGHIELASPCSHVWFFKGLPSRIGHLLDISLRDLESVLYFEAYVTVEPGDAPVKDREIIKEEARFRELDQQYRPTGFKAMMGAEAIKELLKRVEVETLSAELREKMKHETSVQKRLKYAKRLKVVEAFRKSGNKPQWMILDVIPVIPPELRPLVPLDGGRFATSDLNDLYRRVINRNNRLKKLMDLHAPEVIVRNEKRMLQEAVDALFDNGRRGRVLRGANNRPLKSLSDTLKGKQGRFRQNLLGKRVDYSGRSVIVVGPELKLHQCGLPKKMALELFKPFIYHRLEQTGQCTTIKQAKEMVEQQVPVVWDILEEVIKDHPVLLNRAPTLHRLGIQAFEPVLVEGKAIKIHPLVCTAFNADFDGDQMAVHIPLSPEAQIEASVLMLSSHNILSPASGQPITVPTQDMVLGLYYLTKSKQGAKGEGRAFANIDEVLLALEAKEVETLTPVRLRYTGEVIDLTTAYDDQDVLHTEPVKFERNFINTTVGRVILNDHLPEGFPYINGLLKKKGIGALVNYCYLRFGLETTVKMLDGIKDLGFQFATRAGLSIGIDDMLIPKDKVDLVKNAEKQVIAVQQQYLDGAITNGERYNKVIEIWSNVTELVADEMFSVMQDQDKTGQINPIYVMADSGARGSKQQIRQLSGMRGLMAKPSGEIIEHPITANFREGLTVLEYFISTHGARKGLADTALKTADSGYLTRRLVDVAQDVIVSEGDCGTLDGIYVGSIVESGEIIEPLRDRIVGRVSLEKIKDYEGNVIVDVNQEVTEDLAGAIQDAGIERVKIRSVLTCESKRGVCVACYGRNLASGRLVELGEATGVIAAQSIGEPGTQLTMRTFHIGGTASRVSEQSRLEAKNNGTVRFVNMQTVRAKEGHLVVMNRNGSITVLDDKLREKERYSVVYGAKVKVEEGAQVAMGQVLVEWDPYTFSILTEIGGTATFKDLQEGITLHEEVDEVTGLSRHVVAESPDEKRQPAIVVKGKTNKRYLMPSRAHLMVQDGDTVYPGDVLAKIPRETTKTKDITGGLPRVVELFEARKPRETAVISEIDGAVKFGEITKGYRKIHVVADNGTEKEYQVPRGVHVNVQEGERVRAGEPLMDGPLNPHDILAVLGEKELQSYLVNEIQEVYRLQGVNISDKHIEVIVRQMMRWVKVEDVGDTQFLLEQQVDKFRFREENERVIAQGSKPATGRPLLLGITKASLSTDSFISAASFQETTRVLTEASIQGAVDHLRGLKENVIVGRLIPAGTGMEYYRNVRLSPELEEQAAKVQEQVSREYEEAERALELLRHEGETEEMAAE; from the coding sequence TTGTACCGCACGAGCCCGTTCGATCTGGGGAATACCATCACGGACTTCGACTCGATCCGCATCAGCCTGGCGTCGCCGGAGAAGATCCGGAGCTGGTCCCACGGAGAAGTGACGAAGCCGGAAACGATCAACTACCGCACCTTCAAGCCGGAGCGGGACGGCCTGTTCTGCGCCCGCATCTTCGGTCCGGTCACGGACTGGGAGTGCCTGTGCGGAAAGTACAAGCGGATGAAGCACCGCGGGGTGATCTGCGACAAGTGCGGCGTCGAGGTCACGCTGTCGAAGGTGCGGCGCGAGCGGCTGGGACACATCGAGCTGGCCTCGCCGTGCTCGCACGTGTGGTTCTTCAAGGGCCTACCGAGCCGCATCGGGCACCTGCTCGACATCTCGCTGCGGGACCTGGAGTCGGTGCTGTACTTTGAGGCCTACGTAACGGTGGAGCCGGGCGATGCGCCGGTGAAAGACCGCGAGATCATCAAGGAAGAGGCGCGCTTCCGCGAGCTCGATCAGCAGTACCGGCCCACGGGCTTCAAGGCCATGATGGGCGCCGAGGCGATCAAAGAGCTGCTCAAGCGGGTCGAGGTCGAGACCCTCTCCGCCGAACTGCGGGAGAAGATGAAGCACGAGACCTCGGTGCAGAAGCGGTTGAAGTACGCCAAGCGCTTGAAGGTGGTCGAGGCCTTCCGCAAGAGCGGGAACAAGCCGCAGTGGATGATCCTGGACGTGATCCCGGTGATCCCGCCGGAGCTGCGTCCCCTGGTGCCTCTGGATGGCGGGCGGTTCGCCACCAGCGACCTGAACGACCTGTACCGGAGGGTGATCAACCGCAATAACCGGCTGAAGAAGCTGATGGACCTGCACGCGCCCGAAGTCATCGTGCGCAACGAGAAGCGCATGCTGCAAGAGGCGGTGGACGCGCTGTTCGATAACGGCCGGCGCGGCCGGGTGCTGCGCGGGGCCAACAACCGACCGCTCAAGTCGCTTTCCGACACGCTCAAGGGCAAGCAGGGCCGCTTCCGCCAGAACCTGCTGGGCAAGCGCGTGGATTACTCGGGCCGCTCGGTCATCGTGGTCGGCCCCGAGCTGAAGCTGCACCAGTGCGGCCTGCCCAAGAAGATGGCGCTGGAGCTGTTCAAGCCGTTCATCTACCACCGGCTGGAACAGACCGGCCAGTGCACCACCATCAAGCAGGCGAAGGAGATGGTGGAACAGCAGGTGCCGGTGGTCTGGGACATCCTGGAAGAGGTCATCAAGGACCACCCGGTGCTGCTGAACCGCGCTCCCACGCTGCACCGGCTGGGCATCCAGGCCTTCGAGCCGGTGCTGGTGGAAGGCAAGGCGATCAAGATCCACCCGCTGGTGTGCACGGCATTCAACGCCGACTTCGACGGCGACCAGATGGCGGTCCACATTCCGCTGTCGCCGGAGGCGCAGATCGAGGCCAGCGTGCTCATGCTGAGCTCGCACAACATCCTGTCGCCGGCGTCCGGGCAGCCCATCACGGTGCCCACGCAGGACATGGTGCTCGGCCTCTACTACCTGACCAAGTCCAAGCAGGGCGCCAAGGGTGAAGGCCGCGCCTTTGCCAACATCGACGAGGTGCTGCTGGCGCTGGAAGCGAAGGAGGTCGAGACGCTGACGCCGGTCCGTCTTCGTTACACGGGCGAGGTCATCGACCTCACGACCGCGTACGACGACCAGGACGTGCTGCACACCGAGCCGGTCAAATTCGAGCGCAACTTCATCAACACCACGGTCGGGCGCGTGATCCTGAACGATCACCTGCCGGAAGGCTTCCCGTACATCAACGGCCTGCTGAAGAAGAAGGGTATCGGAGCGCTGGTGAACTACTGCTACCTGCGCTTCGGGCTGGAGACCACGGTGAAGATGCTGGATGGCATCAAGGACCTGGGCTTCCAGTTCGCGACGCGGGCGGGCCTGTCGATCGGCATCGACGACATGCTCATCCCCAAGGACAAAGTGGACCTGGTGAAGAACGCCGAGAAGCAGGTGATCGCCGTGCAGCAGCAGTACCTGGACGGCGCCATCACCAACGGCGAGCGCTACAACAAAGTGATCGAGATCTGGTCGAACGTCACCGAGCTGGTGGCGGACGAGATGTTCAGCGTGATGCAAGACCAGGACAAGACGGGGCAGATCAACCCCATCTACGTCATGGCGGACTCGGGCGCCCGCGGATCGAAACAGCAGATTCGCCAGCTCTCGGGTATGCGCGGCCTGATGGCCAAGCCGTCGGGCGAGATCATCGAACACCCCATCACGGCAAACTTCCGCGAGGGGCTGACGGTGCTGGAGTACTTCATCTCGACCCACGGCGCGCGCAAGGGCCTGGCTGACACGGCGCTGAAGACGGCGGACTCGGGCTACTTGACCCGCCGCCTGGTGGACGTGGCCCAGGACGTGATCGTGAGCGAGGGCGACTGCGGCACGCTGGACGGCATCTACGTCGGCAGTATCGTCGAGTCCGGCGAGATCATCGAGCCGCTGCGCGACCGCATCGTAGGCCGCGTGTCGCTGGAGAAGATCAAGGACTACGAAGGCAACGTCATCGTGGACGTGAACCAGGAGGTCACCGAAGACCTGGCGGGAGCGATCCAGGATGCCGGCATCGAGCGGGTGAAGATCCGTTCGGTACTGACCTGCGAATCGAAACGCGGGGTGTGCGTGGCCTGCTACGGACGCAACCTGGCGTCCGGGCGCCTGGTCGAACTGGGCGAGGCTACCGGCGTCATTGCGGCGCAGTCCATCGGCGAACCGGGCACGCAGCTCACCATGCGCACCTTCCACATCGGTGGAACGGCGTCGCGGGTGAGCGAGCAGTCGCGCCTGGAGGCCAAGAACAATGGCACGGTGCGCTTCGTCAACATGCAGACGGTGCGCGCCAAGGAAGGCCACCTGGTGGTGATGAACCGCAACGGTTCCATCACCGTGCTGGACGACAAGTTGCGCGAGAAGGAGCGCTACTCGGTGGTGTACGGCGCCAAGGTCAAGGTCGAAGAAGGAGCGCAGGTCGCCATGGGCCAGGTGCTGGTTGAATGGGACCCGTACACGTTCTCGATCCTGACCGAGATCGGGGGCACGGCGACCTTCAAGGACCTGCAGGAAGGCATCACGCTGCACGAAGAAGTGGACGAGGTCACGGGCCTGTCGCGGCACGTGGTCGCGGAATCACCGGATGAGAAGCGCCAGCCGGCCATCGTGGTGAAGGGCAAGACCAACAAGCGGTACCTGATGCCGTCACGCGCCCACCTCATGGTGCAGGACGGCGACACGGTGTATCCGGGCGACGTGCTGGCCAAGATCCCGCGCGAAACCACCAAGACCAAGGACATCACGGGCGGCCTGCCGCGCGTGGTGGAGCTGTTCGAGGCGCGCAAGCCGCGCGAAACCGCGGTCATCAGCGAGATCGACGGCGCGGTCAAGTTCGGCGAGATCACCAAAGGCTACCGCAAGATCCACGTGGTGGCTGACAACGGCACGGAGAAGGAGTACCAGGTGCCGCGTGGCGTGCACGTGAACGTGCAGGAAGGCGAGCGCGTGCGCGCGGGCGAGCCGCTGATGGACGGGCCGCTCAACCCGCACGACATCCTGGCGGTGCTGGGCGAGAAGGAACTCCAGTCCTACCTGGTGAACGAGATCCAGGAGGTCTACCGGCTGCAGGGCGTGAACATCTCGGACAAGCATATCGAGGTGATCGTGCGCCAGATGATGCGCTGGGTGAAGGTGGAGGACGTGGGCGACACCCAGTTCCTGCTGGAGCAACAGGTGGACAAATTCCGCTTCCGCGAGGAGAACGAACGGGTGATCGCACAGGGCAGCAAGCCGGCCACGGGCCGTCCGCTGCTGCTGGGCATCACCAAGGCGTCGCTTTCGACGGATTCGTTCATCTCCGCGGCCTCGTTCCAGGAGACGACGCGCGTGCTGACCGAGGCGTCGATCCAGGGCGCGGTGGACCACCTGCGCGGCCTGAAGGAAAACGTGATCGTCGGACGCCTGATCCCGGCGGGCACGGGCATGGAGTACTACCGCAACGTGCGCCTGTCGCCCGAGCTCGAGGAGCAGGCGGCCAAGGTGCAGGAGCAGGTCTCGCGCGAATACGAGGAAGCCGAGCGCGCGCTGGAGCTGCTGCGGCACGAAGGCGAAACGGAAGAAATGGCGGCCGAATAG
- a CDS encoding YihY/virulence factor BrkB family protein, whose product MVRILRPLRMALWKSLQHDVFAIAKAAAYSSILTLFPALLVVASIAAATEGTGEYVLQVSYAIGQILPSGGGTAMRYFETAQHRPLGTLIPTSLITLWTASGIFISWMEGFRKAFGLPKTWGLVKERLVAFFLVFLTFVPMLFATVLVVFGNQIETWMVFHGGHEFGFYILALWTFGRWLIAVATSVAVLQLIYHWAIPRTDPWHNALPGAGLATALWFPATYLFGWYLRHFSTYSIIYGSLATSIALLVWMYIIAVIVLLGAEFNAQVFPKTVLSNGDPPVQEQELQVR is encoded by the coding sequence ATGGTGCGAATCCTACGGCCACTGCGAATGGCGCTATGGAAGTCGCTGCAGCACGACGTGTTTGCCATCGCCAAGGCAGCGGCGTACTCGTCGATCCTGACGCTGTTCCCGGCGCTGCTGGTGGTGGCCTCCATTGCGGCGGCGACGGAAGGGACGGGCGAGTACGTCCTCCAGGTGTCGTACGCCATCGGCCAGATCCTGCCCTCCGGCGGGGGCACGGCGATGCGCTACTTCGAGACTGCGCAGCACCGCCCGCTGGGCACGCTGATCCCCACCTCGCTGATCACACTGTGGACGGCCTCCGGCATCTTCATCTCGTGGATGGAGGGATTCCGCAAGGCTTTCGGGTTGCCCAAGACGTGGGGGCTGGTGAAAGAGAGGTTGGTCGCATTCTTCCTCGTCTTCTTGACATTCGTTCCCATGCTGTTCGCGACCGTGCTGGTGGTCTTCGGGAACCAGATCGAGACCTGGATGGTGTTCCACGGCGGCCATGAGTTTGGCTTCTACATCCTGGCGCTGTGGACGTTCGGACGATGGCTGATCGCGGTAGCGACCAGCGTGGCGGTGCTGCAGCTCATTTATCACTGGGCGATCCCGCGGACCGACCCGTGGCATAACGCGTTGCCGGGCGCAGGACTGGCGACGGCGCTGTGGTTCCCGGCGACCTACCTGTTCGGCTGGTACCTGCGGCACTTCTCGACTTACAGCATCATCTACGGGTCGCTGGCGACCAGCATCGCGCTGCTGGTGTGGATGTACATCATCGCGGTGATCGTCCTGCTGGGGGCGGAGTTCAACGCGCAAGTGTTCCCCAAGACAGTGCTGTCCAACGGGGATCCTCCGGTACAAGAGCAGGAACTTCAGGTACGCTAG
- the pyk gene encoding pyruvate kinase, protein MRLNGTQEQARGAGAGNTQPRSWRKAKIVCTIGPSSSSEAMLRELMRLGMDVARLNFSHGTHEEHARVIERVRKAAEKEGRPICILQDLQGPKIRTGRLKQRTPVALKAGSHVTITPRDIAGTATLLATTYPNLARDVEPGSRILLADGLIELRVRAVRGADVACEVVNGGMLGEHKGINLPGTAMSVPSLSEKDMVDLAFGLKHDVDAVAVSFIRTADDVLAAKKYIAAKGGSVPVIAKLEKPQAIEHLEEIFDAADGVMVARGDLGVEVPAEKVPVMQKHIIRRASEWRKPVITATQMLESMVENPRPTRAEASDVANAIFDGSDAVMLSAESASGKYPREAVAMMARIIAESESHILEQIPHRRLSNVRRLSIQETICESVAHAAQDLEMRAIAVFTETGTTARLISKFRPKAHIFAFTANQAVCNRMTMLWGVQPTLCEHAPSAEDMLRVAENELLGIGAVHPGDVMGIVAGTQRSSGSTNFMRLHVVGAADTGPPDRRRVPRLRPLPERKKH, encoded by the coding sequence ATGAGACTGAATGGAACCCAGGAACAGGCCAGAGGTGCGGGGGCGGGGAACACGCAGCCGCGCTCCTGGCGCAAGGCAAAGATCGTTTGCACCATCGGGCCGTCGAGCAGCTCGGAGGCGATGCTGCGCGAGCTGATGCGGTTGGGCATGGACGTGGCGCGCCTGAACTTCTCGCACGGGACGCACGAGGAGCACGCGCGGGTGATCGAGCGAGTACGGAAGGCGGCGGAAAAAGAAGGCCGGCCGATCTGCATCCTGCAAGACCTGCAAGGGCCGAAGATCCGCACCGGACGGCTGAAGCAACGCACGCCAGTGGCGCTGAAGGCGGGGTCGCACGTCACCATCACGCCGCGCGACATCGCGGGCACGGCGACGCTGCTCGCGACCACGTATCCGAACCTGGCACGGGATGTGGAGCCGGGGTCGCGGATCCTGCTGGCGGACGGACTCATCGAACTGCGGGTGAGAGCGGTGCGCGGCGCCGACGTCGCCTGCGAGGTGGTGAACGGCGGGATGCTGGGCGAGCACAAGGGCATCAACCTGCCGGGCACCGCGATGAGCGTACCCTCGCTCTCGGAAAAGGACATGGTGGACCTGGCCTTCGGGCTGAAGCACGATGTGGACGCGGTGGCGGTGTCCTTCATCCGCACGGCGGACGACGTGCTGGCGGCCAAGAAGTACATCGCCGCGAAGGGCGGAAGCGTCCCGGTGATCGCGAAGCTGGAAAAGCCCCAGGCCATCGAGCACCTGGAAGAGATCTTTGACGCCGCCGATGGGGTGATGGTGGCGCGCGGCGACCTGGGTGTGGAGGTGCCGGCGGAGAAGGTGCCGGTGATGCAAAAGCACATCATCCGCCGGGCGTCGGAGTGGCGGAAGCCGGTGATCACGGCGACGCAGATGCTGGAGTCCATGGTGGAGAATCCGCGGCCGACACGCGCCGAAGCCAGCGATGTGGCGAACGCGATCTTCGACGGGTCGGATGCGGTGATGCTGTCGGCGGAGTCCGCCAGCGGGAAATATCCCCGCGAGGCCGTGGCCATGATGGCGAGGATCATCGCCGAGTCGGAAAGCCACATCCTGGAGCAGATCCCGCACCGCAGGCTGAGCAACGTGCGGCGGCTCTCCATCCAGGAGACGATCTGCGAATCGGTGGCGCATGCGGCGCAGGACCTGGAGATGCGGGCCATCGCCGTGTTCACGGAGACAGGCACGACAGCGCGGCTAATCTCGAAATTCCGGCCCAAAGCGCACATCTTCGCTTTCACCGCGAACCAGGCAGTGTGCAACCGGATGACCATGTTGTGGGGCGTGCAACCGACGTTGTGCGAGCACGCACCTTCGGCCGAAGACATGTTGCGGGTGGCCGAAAACGAGCTGTTGGGGATCGGCGCGGTGCATCCCGGGGACGTGATGGGGATCGTAGCCGGCACGCAGCGATCGTCCGGCTCGACGAATTTCATGCGGCTGCACGTGGTGGGCGCAGCGGACACCGGGCCGCCGGACCGGCGCCGCGTTCCGCGGCTGCGACCGCTGCCCGAGCGGAAAAAGCACTAA
- a CDS encoding antibiotic biosynthesis monooxygenase: MDILAMAIFVAHEGKEDELLATVREFYSMLRRKNYSRDLLYRDRKNPRRFIHLRYWKSEQTRSEAHEDPDVHRCWQRMGLLCDMESVTERMDELQWDATPAP; encoded by the coding sequence ATGGATATCCTGGCCATGGCCATTTTTGTGGCCCATGAAGGGAAGGAAGACGAGCTCCTCGCGACCGTGCGAGAGTTCTATTCCATGCTACGGCGAAAGAATTACAGCCGCGACCTGCTGTACCGAGACCGAAAGAATCCGCGTCGCTTTATCCACCTGCGGTACTGGAAGTCGGAGCAGACACGGAGCGAAGCGCACGAGGATCCCGATGTCCATCGCTGCTGGCAGCGGATGGGGCTGCTCTGCGATATGGAATCGGTGACCGAGCGGATGGACGAACTCCAGTGGGACGCCACGCCTGCGCCCTAG
- a CDS encoding response regulator: MSTETVPKAKKVLIAEDDVTLATALAKLVDQAGFQAATAFNGREALDELERRHYDLLILDIRMPIMDGFEVMERLQKTSHKPKVIVITADTAQETVLQAMREQVYQFVPKPFSLRALVQMVGNALNENVPPIEVISAKPHWVELLVPCHRPTAERITTFMSQVRGDLPEEVRDSVGQAFREMLLNAVEWGGRFDPTRKVRIAYLRANKMLMYRIADPGAGFTFKHLEHAAVAHPGDPTAHMKVREEKGLRPGGFGILLASSIVDELIYNERHNEVVLIKYL; the protein is encoded by the coding sequence ATGAGCACGGAAACCGTACCCAAAGCGAAGAAGGTGCTGATCGCCGAGGACGACGTCACGCTGGCGACGGCGCTGGCCAAGCTGGTAGACCAGGCCGGGTTCCAGGCGGCCACGGCGTTCAACGGCCGGGAAGCGCTGGATGAACTGGAACGCCGGCACTACGACCTGCTGATTCTCGACATCCGCATGCCCATCATGGACGGCTTCGAGGTGATGGAGAGGCTGCAGAAGACGTCGCACAAGCCGAAGGTCATCGTGATCACCGCGGACACGGCGCAGGAGACGGTGCTGCAAGCGATGCGGGAGCAGGTGTACCAGTTCGTGCCCAAGCCGTTCTCGCTGCGGGCGCTGGTACAGATGGTGGGGAACGCGCTGAACGAGAACGTCCCTCCGATCGAGGTGATCTCAGCCAAGCCGCACTGGGTGGAACTCCTGGTGCCCTGCCACCGCCCGACGGCGGAGCGCATCACGACGTTCATGAGCCAGGTAAGGGGCGACCTGCCGGAGGAAGTGCGCGACTCGGTCGGCCAGGCGTTCCGCGAGATGCTGCTCAACGCCGTGGAGTGGGGTGGGCGGTTCGACCCCACACGCAAGGTGCGGATCGCCTACCTGCGCGCGAACAAAATGCTGATGTACCGCATCGCAGATCCGGGTGCAGGGTTCACGTTCAAGCACCTGGAGCACGCCGCTGTGGCCCATCCCGGCGACCCCACGGCGCATATGAAGGTGCGCGAAGAGAAAGGGCTGCGTCCGGGTGGGTTCGGCATCCTGCTGGCCAGCAGCATCGTGGATGAGCTGATCTACAACGAGAGGCACAACGAAGTGGTTCTGATCAAATACCTGTAG
- a CDS encoding rhomboid family intramembrane serine protease, with protein MPIRPTRFRSGGSMPLSFPPFTKAVKWLILINTAIFVLAKFLRAVMPGVAAYLDYGELVPAAVVHGHVYQLLTYSFLHSGLGHIFFNMLTLWFIGALLESDRGTRWFLQLYFVGVIGAALTTIALAYIGFLRLRPDTATVGASGAIYALLIGVAVLMGEMEFWMFPLPFHIKAKYMAAIWILIALLGSLSGGGDIAYVAHLGGIFFGYGFVKLFPRRAPVGSASEKYFGLRNWYYRWKRRRATRKFEVYMRKHDRTVYFDEYGNYIGPGNDKDSDKGDGEHRGPWVN; from the coding sequence ATGCCCATACGTCCAACCCGTTTTCGCAGTGGCGGCAGCATGCCGCTGAGCTTTCCCCCGTTCACCAAGGCGGTCAAATGGCTCATCCTCATCAACACCGCCATTTTCGTTCTTGCCAAGTTTCTTCGGGCTGTGATGCCGGGGGTAGCCGCCTATTTGGATTATGGCGAGCTAGTTCCGGCGGCCGTCGTCCACGGTCATGTTTACCAGCTTCTGACCTACTCGTTTCTTCACAGCGGTCTTGGGCACATCTTCTTCAACATGCTGACGCTGTGGTTCATCGGCGCGCTGCTCGAGTCGGACCGTGGAACGCGCTGGTTCCTCCAGCTCTACTTCGTGGGCGTGATTGGCGCAGCGCTCACCACCATCGCGCTCGCTTATATAGGGTTTCTGCGCCTCCGGCCCGACACTGCGACCGTCGGCGCATCCGGCGCCATCTATGCCCTGCTGATCGGCGTCGCCGTCCTCATGGGCGAGATGGAATTCTGGATGTTCCCGCTTCCCTTCCACATCAAGGCCAAGTACATGGCCGCTATCTGGATCCTGATCGCGCTGCTTGGGTCGCTGAGCGGCGGCGGCGACATCGCCTATGTCGCGCACCTGGGCGGCATCTTCTTCGGCTACGGATTCGTAAAGCTGTTCCCCCGGCGCGCTCCTGTGGGCTCCGCGTCGGAGAAGTATTTCGGCCTGCGCAACTGGTATTACCGCTGGAAGCGCCGCCGCGCCACCCGCAAGTTCGAGGTCTACATGCGCAAGCACGACCGCACCGTTTACTTCGACGAGTACGGCAATTACATCGGTCCGGGGAACGACAAGGACTCCGACAAGGGCGACGGCGAGCACCGCGGGCCATGGGTCAATTGA
- a CDS encoding M20/M25/M40 family metallo-hydrolase, with protein sequence MRIRSIVVVAALVMGCCAASVAQRAGRPTPKADLDAQITAALKDVSAAHIRANIEKLVSFGNRNTLSSNDPALAQKGKGVVAARDWIRAEFERYSKECGGCLDVQLDTFVNDPADRIPKPTEISNVYAVLRGTSDPDRIYVVSGHYDSRNSDTLDIHAPAPGANDDGSGTAVSIECARVLSKRKFPATIIFLTVAGEEQGLYGSRHFAQTAMSKGWKIDAVLNNDIVGGDRNKGQDPNIVRVFSEGVPTAANEKDLRLIRALGGENDSPSRQLARYVRETARKYLPGRFGPKMVLRRDRYLRGGDHISFNEAGYAAVRFTEYREDHNHQHQNLRTENGIEYGDLPKFVDFDYVANVARLNAAVLASLASAPAAPGKVRLLTRNLENDSTIEWEASPAATGYEVLWRPTTAPEWENVEPVGNVTHAALPRSKDNVFFAVRSADKQGHRSLPVVPEPER encoded by the coding sequence ATGAGGATTCGATCGATTGTCGTCGTGGCTGCGCTTGTGATGGGATGCTGCGCCGCTTCGGTTGCTCAGCGTGCGGGGCGTCCCACACCGAAGGCCGACTTGGACGCGCAGATCACCGCGGCCTTGAAAGACGTTTCCGCTGCCCACATCCGCGCCAACATCGAGAAACTCGTCAGCTTCGGCAACCGCAACACGCTCTCCTCGAACGACCCCGCCCTCGCTCAGAAGGGAAAGGGCGTGGTTGCCGCGCGCGACTGGATCCGCGCCGAATTCGAGCGTTATTCGAAGGAATGCGGCGGGTGCCTGGATGTCCAGTTGGACACTTTTGTGAACGACCCTGCCGACCGCATCCCCAAGCCCACCGAGATCTCGAACGTCTATGCGGTGCTGCGGGGTACCTCCGATCCGGACCGCATCTACGTCGTCTCCGGTCACTACGACTCGCGCAACAGCGACACCCTCGACATCCACGCCCCCGCCCCCGGCGCCAACGACGACGGCAGTGGTACAGCCGTATCGATCGAATGTGCCCGCGTGCTCAGCAAGCGCAAATTCCCTGCGACCATCATCTTTCTCACCGTCGCCGGAGAGGAGCAGGGCCTGTACGGTAGCCGTCACTTCGCCCAAACGGCCATGTCCAAAGGCTGGAAGATCGACGCCGTCCTCAACAACGACATCGTGGGCGGCGACAGGAACAAGGGCCAGGACCCGAACATCGTGCGCGTGTTTTCCGAGGGCGTTCCCACCGCCGCGAACGAGAAGGATCTCCGCCTCATCCGTGCCTTGGGCGGCGAGAACGATTCCCCCTCGCGCCAGCTGGCTCGCTACGTCCGCGAGACCGCCAGGAAGTATCTCCCTGGCCGTTTTGGCCCCAAAATGGTCTTGCGGCGCGACCGCTACCTCCGAGGCGGGGATCACATCTCATTTAACGAGGCCGGCTATGCCGCCGTCCGCTTTACGGAATACCGCGAAGATCACAATCATCAACATCAGAACCTTCGCACCGAAAACGGCATCGAATATGGAGACCTGCCGAAGTTCGTGGACTTCGACTATGTGGCCAATGTGGCCCGGCTGAACGCGGCTGTGCTGGCTTCCCTGGCTTCGGCGCCCGCAGCGCCGGGCAAGGTCCGGCTTCTGACCAGGAATCTGGAAAACGATTCCACCATCGAGTGGGAGGCGTCGCCGGCCGCGACTGGCTACGAGGTCCTGTGGCGGCCGACCACCGCACCGGAGTGGGAGAACGTGGAACCGGTCGGCAACGTGACCCATGCCGCGCTGCCCCGCTCCAAGGACAACGTCTTTTTCGCCGTCCGGTCGGCCGATAAGCAGGGTCACCGCAGCTTGCCCGTGGTCCCAGAGCCGGAGCGGTGA
- a CDS encoding carboxypeptidase-like regulatory domain-containing protein, which yields MTRRGSAWTAIALLGALLAAGAALAQRPAAKETPYALIFGTAYGPDDRPVYGARVHVRRIDGKKVRGGEDLVSDHQGEFALRVPAEKAEYTVRAELKYGKRKLAAETKVHVNFDERVDIGLHLNE from the coding sequence GTGACGCGGCGCGGTTCCGCCTGGACTGCGATCGCCCTGCTCGGCGCTCTGCTGGCTGCCGGGGCAGCCTTGGCACAGAGACCGGCGGCCAAAGAAACGCCCTACGCGCTGATCTTCGGGACGGCCTACGGACCAGACGACCGGCCCGTGTATGGCGCCCGCGTGCACGTGCGCCGCATCGACGGCAAGAAGGTGAGAGGGGGCGAGGACCTGGTTTCGGATCACCAGGGTGAATTCGCCTTGCGGGTTCCCGCCGAGAAGGCCGAATACACTGTCCGGGCCGAGCTGAAGTACGGCAAACGCAAGCTGGCCGCGGAGACCAAGGTCCACGTCAATTTCGACGAGCGTGTGGACATTGGGCTGCATCTAAACGAATAG
- a CDS encoding carboxypeptidase-like regulatory domain-containing protein yields MRKTVYLVLAGLLAASAMAAQTGVSGHGREPQVKTVKGQVLDGAGQPLPNAIVYLKNMKTLAVKTFIAQSDGSYQFYGLSPNVDYDLYAEHKGQRSDNKTISQFDSRSNLTVHLKVPVNRK; encoded by the coding sequence GTGAGGAAGACTGTTTATCTCGTGTTGGCTGGGCTGCTGGCTGCGTCAGCAATGGCAGCACAGACCGGCGTCTCCGGCCATGGCCGCGAGCCGCAGGTGAAGACGGTGAAGGGGCAGGTGCTGGACGGCGCCGGCCAACCGTTGCCCAACGCCATCGTGTATCTGAAGAATATGAAGACCCTGGCGGTGAAGACCTTCATTGCGCAGAGCGACGGAAGCTACCAGTTCTACGGGCTCTCGCCGAACGTGGACTACGACCTGTATGCCGAGCACAAAGGGCAGCGCAGCGACAACAAAACCATCAGCCAGTTCGACAGCCGGTCGAACCTCACCGTCCACCTCAAGGTTCCCGTCAATCGCAAGTAG